A window from Streptomyces subrutilus encodes these proteins:
- the sigE gene encoding RNA polymerase sigma factor SigE, whose amino-acid sequence MVGTPLDTTRADRGGAAAPVDRGGVFRRLFWSAGEPKSVTDIADRFHTADTATTATFAADAGSQAWTPPSWEEIVSTHSARVYRLAYRLTGNQHDAEDLTQEVFVRVFRSLSTYTPGTFEGWLHRITTNLFLDMVRRKQRIRFDALGDDAAERLPSREPSPQQVLHDTHFDADVQQALDTLAPEFRAAVVLCDIEGLSYEEIAATLGVKLGTVRSRIHRGRSHLRKALKHRSPEARAEQRALAGAAVGTPGAGGEGGAE is encoded by the coding sequence ATGGTAGGGACTCCACTGGACACCACCAGAGCCGACAGGGGAGGTGCGGCTGCCCCTGTGGATCGTGGAGGCGTGTTCAGGCGTCTCTTCTGGTCGGCGGGTGAGCCGAAATCCGTGACCGACATTGCTGACCGCTTCCACACCGCCGACACCGCAACCACCGCGACCTTTGCCGCCGATGCGGGCTCGCAGGCGTGGACGCCTCCCTCGTGGGAGGAGATCGTCAGCACGCACAGTGCGCGGGTCTACCGTCTCGCCTACCGTCTGACGGGCAACCAGCACGATGCCGAGGACCTGACGCAAGAGGTCTTCGTCCGTGTCTTCCGGTCGCTGTCCACGTACACGCCCGGCACCTTCGAGGGCTGGCTGCACCGGATCACCACGAACCTGTTCCTGGACATGGTCCGCCGCAAGCAGCGCATCCGCTTCGACGCGCTCGGCGACGACGCCGCGGAGCGGCTGCCGAGCCGCGAGCCCTCCCCGCAGCAGGTGCTGCACGACACCCACTTCGACGCGGACGTGCAGCAGGCGCTGGACACCCTCGCGCCCGAGTTCCGCGCCGCCGTGGTGCTGTGCGACATCGAGGGGCTGTCGTACGAGGAGATCGCCGCCACCCTCGGCGTGAAGCTCGGCACCGTCCGCAGCCGCATCCACCGCGGCCGCTCGCACCTGCGCAAGGCGCTCAAGCACCGGTCTCCCGAGGCCCGTGCGGAGCAGCGCGCGCTGGCGGGAGCGGCGGTGGGCACGCCCGGTGCCGGGGGAGAGGGCGGAGCCGAGTGA
- a CDS encoding sec-independent translocase, which yields MFNDIGALELVTIVVLAILVFGPDKLPKVIQDVTGVIRKIRAFSDSAKQDIRSELGPEFKDFEFEDLNPKTFIRKQLGENEDLKEIRSSFDLRKELTDVTDAVNGREAEPAAPAAAPSAPPAAAGPDLLKKPAAPAAEQHARFDADAT from the coding sequence GTGTTCAACGACATAGGCGCACTCGAACTTGTCACGATCGTGGTGCTGGCCATCCTGGTCTTCGGCCCGGACAAGCTGCCCAAGGTCATCCAGGACGTCACCGGCGTCATCCGGAAGATCCGCGCCTTCTCGGACAGCGCCAAGCAGGACATCCGCTCCGAACTCGGCCCCGAATTCAAGGACTTCGAGTTCGAGGACCTGAATCCGAAGACCTTCATCCGCAAGCAGCTGGGCGAGAACGAGGACCTCAAGGAGATCCGCAGCAGCTTCGACCTCCGCAAGGAGCTCACCGACGTCACCGACGCCGTGAACGGCAGGGAGGCCGAGCCCGCGGCGCCCGCCGCCGCGCCGTCCGCCCCGCCCGCCGCGGCCGGTCCCGACCTGCTGAAGAAGCCCGCCGCGCCCGCCGCGGAGCAGCACGCCCGCTTCGACGCCGACGCCACCTGA
- a CDS encoding anti-sigma factor family protein: MSGASPSPAEQHLGDRLAALVDGELNHDARERVLSHLATCAKCKAEADAQRRLKTLFVESAPPPLSAGLLARLQGLPGGGPDGPPGPAGPGGSAGRRAAPPGADPFSSFAYALPPAAPARQEGFRIHEVGRPRRRLAFVAAGAVSLAALALGGSLPLDGVEPNARGESPAPASRPGPGVSVADAVVRDRLPTPAAVPGPGLASSLPAPLPPLHPSPVTSARPVSLLR, translated from the coding sequence GTGAGCGGAGCCAGTCCGTCCCCTGCCGAACAACACCTGGGCGACCGCCTCGCCGCACTGGTGGACGGCGAGTTGAACCACGACGCCCGCGAGCGGGTCCTGTCGCACCTCGCCACCTGCGCCAAGTGCAAGGCCGAGGCCGATGCGCAGCGCCGCCTGAAGACCCTCTTCGTGGAGAGCGCCCCGCCGCCGCTGTCCGCCGGGCTGCTGGCCCGGCTCCAAGGGCTGCCGGGCGGCGGCCCGGACGGCCCGCCCGGTCCCGCCGGGCCCGGTGGTTCCGCAGGCCGGAGGGCGGCCCCGCCCGGGGCCGACCCCTTCTCCTCGTTCGCCTACGCCCTGCCCCCGGCCGCCCCGGCGCGCCAGGAGGGGTTCCGCATCCACGAGGTGGGCCGACCGCGCCGGCGGCTGGCGTTCGTGGCCGCCGGAGCCGTGTCGCTGGCCGCGCTCGCGCTCGGCGGCTCGCTGCCGCTGGACGGAGTGGAGCCGAACGCCCGGGGTGAGTCCCCCGCGCCCGCCTCCCGACCCGGACCGGGCGTCTCCGTGGCCGACGCGGTCGTGCGCGACCGGCTGCCCACGCCCGCCGCCGTCCCCGGGCCGGGACTCGCCTCGTCCCTGCCGGCGCCGCTCCCGCCGCTCCACCCGTCCCCCGTGACGTCGGCTCGACCCGTCTCCCTGCTGCGCTGA
- a CDS encoding Mrp/NBP35 family ATP-binding protein, with amino-acid sequence MLDALATVNDPEIHRPITELGMVKSVEIGDGGAVAVTVYLTVSGCPMRETITKNVTEAVETVPGVTSVAVTLDVMSDEQRKDLAATLRGGTAEREVPFAKPGSLTRVYAVASGKGGVGKSSVTVNLAAAMAADGLKVGVVDADIYGHSVPRMLGVEGRPTQVENMIMPPSAHGVKVISIGMFTPGNAPVVWRGPMLHRALQQFLADVFWGDLDVLLLDLPPGTGDIAISVAQLVPNAEILVVTTPQQAAAEVAERAGSIAVQTHQKIVGVVENMSGLPCPHCDEMVDVFGSGGGQRVADGLTKTVGASVPVLGSIPIDVRLREGGDDGTPVVLSDPDSPAGAALRAIAGKLGGRARGLSGMSLGITPRNKF; translated from the coding sequence ATCCTGGACGCGCTGGCGACGGTGAACGACCCCGAGATCCACCGGCCGATCACCGAGCTCGGCATGGTCAAATCGGTGGAGATCGGCGACGGCGGCGCGGTCGCGGTCACCGTGTACCTGACGGTGTCGGGCTGCCCGATGCGCGAGACCATCACCAAGAACGTCACCGAGGCCGTGGAGACGGTCCCGGGCGTCACCTCCGTCGCGGTCACCCTCGACGTGATGAGCGACGAGCAGCGCAAGGACCTGGCGGCCACGCTGCGCGGCGGCACCGCCGAGCGCGAGGTGCCGTTCGCCAAGCCGGGCTCGCTGACCCGCGTGTACGCGGTCGCGTCCGGCAAGGGCGGCGTCGGCAAGTCCTCGGTCACCGTCAACCTGGCCGCGGCGATGGCGGCGGACGGGCTGAAGGTCGGCGTGGTCGACGCGGACATCTACGGCCACAGCGTGCCGCGGATGCTGGGCGTCGAGGGCCGTCCCACCCAGGTCGAGAACATGATCATGCCGCCATCGGCACACGGCGTGAAGGTCATCTCCATCGGCATGTTCACCCCCGGCAACGCGCCGGTGGTCTGGCGCGGCCCGATGCTGCACCGCGCCCTCCAGCAGTTCCTGGCCGACGTGTTCTGGGGCGACCTGGACGTCCTGCTGCTGGACCTGCCGCCGGGCACCGGCGACATCGCGATCTCGGTGGCCCAGCTGGTGCCGAACGCCGAGATCCTCGTGGTCACCACCCCGCAGCAGGCCGCGGCCGAGGTCGCGGAGCGGGCCGGCTCGATCGCCGTGCAGACCCACCAGAAGATCGTCGGCGTCGTCGAGAACATGTCGGGCCTGCCCTGCCCGCACTGCGACGAGATGGTCGACGTGTTCGGCTCGGGCGGCGGCCAGAGGGTCGCCGACGGCCTGACCAAGACGGTCGGCGCGTCCGTGCCGGTGCTGGGTTCCATCCCGATCGACGTCCGGCTGCGCGAGGGCGGCGACGACGGCACGCCGGTCGTGCTGTCCGACCCGGACTCCCCGGCCGGCGCGGCGCTGCGGGCCATCGCGGGCAAGCTGGGCGGCCGCGCGCGCGGCCTGTCGGGCATGTCCCTGGGCATCACCCCGCGCAACAAGTTCTGA
- a CDS encoding S1C family serine protease, translating into MADRQHTEPAPLWWSRPEAAADPRPDGVPPPRPGTATAPDPLPEAGPGTGPGAAPEDAGDPAGAPPAVRYDPWGEQPLQTVDRGRGRGGFRLWHLVAFGLGTALLAGGIGGYLGVLAERRSSTRLELPQAAAEADRGRAPDSVAGIAATALPGVVTLHVRAASGGGTGTGFVLDGQGHILTNNHVVADAKAITVTFSTGESVSAELVGRDSGYDLAVVKVSGVRGLRPLSLGNSENVKVGDPVVAIGAPFDLSNTVTAGIISATGRPVTAGGDKGDGSDISYVDALQTDAPINPGNSGGPLLDSRARVIGINSAIRGADKADGDGAEGVRQGGSIGLGFAIPVNQGKRVAEELIRTGRATHPVIGVTLDMQYTGDGARVGDKGADGKPSVVADGPGARAGIRAGDVITKVDGQRVRGGDELIIKIRAHRPGDPLALTVVRDGRERTLEVVLGSANGS; encoded by the coding sequence ATGGCCGACAGGCAGCACACCGAACCGGCTCCACTGTGGTGGAGCCGGCCCGAGGCCGCGGCCGATCCGCGCCCCGACGGGGTTCCCCCGCCGCGGCCGGGGACGGCCACGGCTCCCGACCCGCTGCCGGAGGCCGGGCCCGGGACCGGGCCGGGGGCCGCGCCCGAGGACGCCGGTGATCCGGCCGGGGCGCCGCCCGCGGTGCGGTACGACCCCTGGGGCGAACAGCCGCTCCAGACGGTGGACCGGGGCCGCGGGCGCGGTGGTTTCCGGCTGTGGCACCTCGTCGCCTTCGGCCTGGGCACCGCGCTGCTCGCCGGCGGCATCGGCGGCTACCTCGGCGTGCTGGCCGAACGGCGGAGCAGCACCCGGCTGGAGCTGCCCCAGGCGGCCGCCGAGGCGGACCGGGGCCGGGCGCCCGACAGCGTGGCCGGGATCGCGGCCACCGCCCTGCCCGGCGTGGTGACCCTGCACGTACGGGCCGCCTCCGGCGGCGGCACGGGCACCGGCTTCGTCCTCGACGGGCAGGGCCACATCCTCACCAACAACCACGTCGTCGCCGACGCCAAGGCGATAACGGTCACCTTCAGCACCGGCGAGAGCGTCAGCGCCGAGCTGGTCGGCCGCGACTCCGGCTACGACCTCGCCGTGGTCAAGGTCAGCGGGGTGCGCGGGCTGCGGCCGCTGAGCCTGGGCAACTCGGAGAACGTGAAGGTCGGCGATCCGGTGGTGGCCATCGGAGCGCCGTTCGACCTGTCCAACACGGTCACGGCCGGCATCATCAGCGCCACCGGCCGCCCGGTCACCGCAGGCGGGGACAAGGGCGACGGCAGCGACATCAGCTACGTGGACGCCCTCCAGACCGACGCCCCCATCAACCCCGGCAACTCGGGCGGCCCCCTCCTCGACTCCCGGGCCCGCGTGATCGGCATCAACAGTGCGATCCGGGGCGCGGACAAGGCCGACGGGGACGGGGCCGAAGGGGTCCGGCAGGGCGGCTCCATCGGACTGGGCTTCGCCATCCCGGTCAACCAGGGCAAGCGCGTCGCCGAAGAGCTCATCCGCACCGGCCGCGCCACCCACCCCGTCATCGGAGTCACCCTCGACATGCAGTACACGGGCGACGGAGCCCGGGTCGGGGACAAGGGCGCGGACGGCAAGCCCTCCGTGGTGGCCGACGGGCCCGGCGCCCGCGCCGGCATCAGGGCCGGGGACGTCATCACCAAGGTCGACGGACAGCGCGTCCGGGGCGGTGACGAGCTCATCATCAAGATCAGGGCCCACCGGCCGGGTGATCCGCTGGCCCTCACCGTGGTCCGCGACGGCCGGGAGCGCACGCTGGAAGTGGTCCTCGGATCGGCGAACGGCTCATGA
- a CDS encoding DUF3117 domain-containing protein: MAAMKPRTGDGPLEVTKEGRGIVMRVPLEGGGRLVVELTPDEADALGDALKKVVG; this comes from the coding sequence ATGGCGGCCATGAAGCCGCGGACGGGCGACGGCCCGCTCGAGGTCACCAAGGAGGGGCGGGGCATCGTCATGCGCGTACCGCTCGAAGGCGGTGGTCGGCTTGTCGTCGAGCTGACCCCCGACGAGGCGGACGCCCTGGGTGACGCCCTGAAGAAGGTCGTCGGCTGA
- a CDS encoding O-methyltransferase, whose protein sequence is MPQLWGQERVITGNRQTSWAFADAFVAEDDALRWARDRSREAGLRSVSPGTGAALRLLAATADAKAVAEIGTGTGVSGIHLLHGMRPDGVLTTVDPEADRQAFARQAFRAAGFAGNRARFIPGRALDVLPRLADGGYDLVFCDGDPTESLDYLAESLRLLRPGGLVCFEGVFSDGRTVDSAAQPVEVLRVRELLRSVRESPALEAALLPVGDGLLCAVRR, encoded by the coding sequence TTGCCACAACTATGGGGACAGGAGAGGGTCATTACCGGCAACCGGCAGACGAGCTGGGCGTTCGCCGACGCGTTTGTCGCCGAGGACGACGCTCTGCGGTGGGCCCGCGACCGGTCCAGGGAAGCGGGACTGCGGTCCGTCTCCCCCGGTACCGGGGCCGCGCTGCGCCTGCTCGCCGCCACCGCGGACGCCAAGGCGGTGGCCGAGATCGGTACCGGAACGGGCGTCTCCGGCATCCACCTGCTCCACGGAATGCGCCCCGACGGGGTCCTGACCACGGTCGATCCCGAGGCCGACCGGCAGGCCTTCGCCCGCCAGGCCTTCCGCGCCGCCGGCTTCGCCGGCAACCGCGCCCGCTTCATCCCCGGCCGCGCCCTCGACGTGCTCCCCCGTCTCGCCGACGGCGGGTACGACCTCGTCTTCTGCGACGGGGACCCCACCGAGTCCCTGGACTACCTCGCCGAATCGTTGCGGCTGCTGCGCCCCGGCGGGCTGGTCTGCTTCGAGGGGGTCTTCTCCGACGGCCGCACGGTCGACTCGGCGGCCCAGCCCGTGGAGGTGCTGCGCGTGCGCGAACTGCTCCGCAGCGTCCGGGAGAGCCCGGCCCTGGAGGCCGCCCTGCTCCCGGTGGGCGACGGCCTGCTGTGCGCCGTGCGGCGCTGA